One window of the Triticum dicoccoides isolate Atlit2015 ecotype Zavitan chromosome 3B, WEW_v2.0, whole genome shotgun sequence genome contains the following:
- the LOC119280391 gene encoding putative coatomer subunit beta'-3 yields the protein MMEREFYPGLAHSLRKLGASSDGYVRCVRFILLSTEKLVVVGDGHGYIHVYECMAMKTVKEFKAHGCVITSLAVHPSQPFVLSASSDKRIKLWNWDKGWECIRTFCGHSELVNQVKFNPHDNNTFASASLDGTVKIWRISSPTHFTRLNCEEGQVCVDYYPTGGDQQHYMATGSVYGTARIWDLRTQKCIHEIVSADIVGVIDCQPNRPAVLVTASENNGVSLHDSTIYRSEGTVHFGLGPVLCFAYIKVIRSLAIAHTLGIAIVGIDEFSKDALPPAR from the exons ATGATGGAGCGTGAATTCTACCCTGGGTTGGCTCATTCCCTCAGAAAGCTTGGCGCCTCCTCTGATGGGTACGTTAGGTGCGTTAGGTTCATCTTGCTGTCGACGGAGAAATTGGTCGTGGTGGGTGATGGGCACGGGTACATCCACGTGTATGAATGTATGGCAATGAAGACAGTCAAGGAATTCAAAGCTCACGGCTGTGTGATCACATCCTTAGCCGTTCACCCGTCTCAACCATTTGTGTTGTCGGCATCTAGCGACAAACGGATCAAGCTTTGGAACTGGGACAAGGGGTGGGAGTGCATCCGGACATTCTGTGGACACTCAGAATTGGTGAACCAAGTCAAGTTTAATCCGCATGACAACAACACTTTTGCCAGTGCTTCACTTGACGGCACAGTGAAG ATCTGGAGAATTTCTTCTCCCACTCATTTCACCAGGCTCAACTGCGAAGAGGGTCAGGTCTGCGTTGATTACTATCCCACGGGTGGCGATCAGCAGCACTACATGGCTACAGGATCAGTCTATGGGACGGCACGC ATCTGGGATTTGCGAACACAGAAATGTATCCATGAAATCGTGTCTGCGGATATAGTTGGTGTGATCGATTGCCAACCAAATCGTCCAGCAGTGTTGGTTACCGCGTCAGAGAACAATGGTGTTTCTCTCCACGACTCCACAATCTACAG GTCTGAGGGAACGGTTCATTTCGGTCTTGGCCCTGTTTTATGTTTTGCATACATCAAGGTCATAAGAAG CCTCGCCATTGCACATACCCTCGGCATTGCAATCGTGGGAATCGATGAATTTTCCAAGGACGCCCTGCCTCCTGCAAGGTAA